One window of Tenacibaculum maritimum NCIMB 2154 genomic DNA carries:
- a CDS encoding glutamine synthetase III family protein has product MSAIRFSALQETLNRKVILIEEKERRSALFAKNVFNEQAMRQHMTQEAYQSVMDAVEYGTKIDRKVANQIAASMKDWALAKGATHYTHWFQPLTGATAEKHDAFFETAADGGAMEKFGGGQLVQQEPDASSFPNGGIRNTFEARGYTAWDPTSPAFIYGTTLCIPTVFVAYTGEALDNKAPLLKALQEVDTAATAICKYFDKNVSKVNATLGWEQEYFLIDTALAASRPDLMITGRTLLGHSSAKGQQLEDHYFGSIPTRVMSFMRDLEHECMLLGIPVKTRHNEVAPNQFELAPIFEEANLAVDHNSLLMDVMEKVSQRHQFKVLFHEKPFAGINGSGKHNNWSLVTNTGVNLLSPGKTPMKNLQFLTFFVSTIKAVHDYEELIRASVASASNDHRLGANEAPPAIMSVFIGSQLSAVLDELENVTKGKLSPQEKTDLKLNIVGKIPEILLDNTDRNRTSPFAFTGNKFELRAVGSWANCAGPMTVLNTIIAKQLKALKIEVDELIETKKLKKDEAIFNVLREYIKASKKIRFEGDGYGEAWEKEAKKRGLSNHKTTPEALKVKVSKKAISLFEEMNVMNKIEVAARYEIELEEYTKRIQIESRVLADVARNHVIPTAIRYQNTLIENVKGLKEIFGKEFEKYAKEQIDLIQKISQHIAEINSKIEQMNEERKQANALEVQKKATAYCDKVKPYFEEIRYHSDKLELLVDDNLWPLTKYRELLFTR; this is encoded by the coding sequence ATGTCTGCCATTAGATTTAGTGCTTTACAAGAAACTTTAAATAGAAAAGTTATTCTTATTGAAGAAAAAGAGCGTCGTTCAGCGTTATTTGCAAAAAATGTATTTAATGAACAAGCCATGCGCCAGCATATGACTCAAGAGGCATACCAGAGCGTAATGGATGCTGTTGAATACGGTACTAAGATTGACAGAAAGGTAGCCAATCAAATAGCGGCGAGTATGAAAGATTGGGCACTGGCTAAAGGAGCTACTCATTATACGCATTGGTTTCAGCCATTAACAGGGGCAACGGCTGAAAAACATGATGCTTTTTTTGAAACTGCAGCGGACGGAGGAGCGATGGAAAAATTTGGAGGAGGGCAATTGGTTCAACAAGAGCCAGATGCTTCAAGTTTTCCGAATGGGGGAATTAGAAATACTTTTGAAGCAAGGGGTTATACAGCTTGGGATCCTACTTCACCAGCATTTATATATGGTACTACCTTATGTATTCCCACAGTTTTTGTAGCTTATACAGGAGAGGCGTTAGACAATAAAGCTCCTTTGCTAAAGGCATTGCAAGAAGTAGATACAGCAGCTACGGCTATTTGTAAATACTTTGATAAAAATGTTAGTAAAGTAAATGCCACATTAGGTTGGGAGCAAGAATATTTTTTAATAGATACAGCTTTAGCGGCTTCTCGCCCAGATTTGATGATTACAGGACGAACATTGCTAGGACATTCATCTGCAAAAGGGCAGCAATTGGAAGATCATTATTTTGGATCAATTCCAACAAGGGTAATGAGTTTTATGAGAGATTTAGAGCATGAGTGTATGTTGTTAGGAATCCCTGTAAAAACAAGGCACAATGAGGTAGCACCGAATCAATTTGAGCTGGCTCCTATTTTTGAAGAAGCAAATTTAGCGGTAGATCATAATTCATTGTTAATGGACGTTATGGAAAAAGTATCGCAACGCCATCAGTTTAAAGTATTGTTTCATGAAAAGCCATTTGCAGGTATTAACGGTTCAGGAAAACATAATAATTGGAGTTTGGTAACCAATACAGGAGTTAATTTATTGAGCCCTGGAAAAACCCCTATGAAAAATTTACAGTTTTTAACCTTTTTTGTCAGCACCATAAAAGCAGTACATGATTATGAAGAATTGATAAGAGCTTCTGTTGCGAGTGCAAGTAACGATCATAGATTGGGGGCAAATGAAGCGCCTCCAGCAATAATGTCTGTTTTTATAGGGTCGCAATTATCTGCTGTTTTAGACGAATTAGAAAATGTAACCAAAGGCAAACTATCTCCGCAAGAAAAAACAGATTTAAAGTTAAATATTGTTGGTAAAATACCAGAGATATTACTTGATAATACAGATAGAAATAGAACATCTCCTTTTGCTTTTACTGGAAATAAGTTTGAGTTAAGAGCAGTAGGTTCATGGGCTAATTGTGCAGGTCCAATGACCGTTTTAAATACAATTATAGCAAAGCAGTTAAAAGCGTTGAAAATAGAGGTAGATGAATTGATTGAAACTAAAAAATTAAAGAAAGATGAGGCTATTTTTAATGTTTTAAGAGAGTATATTAAAGCGTCTAAAAAAATACGATTTGAGGGAGATGGGTATGGAGAAGCTTGGGAAAAAGAGGCGAAAAAGAGAGGGTTGAGTAATCATAAGACAACGCCAGAAGCGTTGAAGGTTAAGGTTTCTAAAAAGGCGATTTCATTGTTTGAAGAAATGAATGTAATGAATAAGATAGAGGTAGCAGCACGTTATGAAATTGAATTAGAGGAATATACTAAGCGAATTCAAATAGAGAGCAGGGTATTGGCAGATGTAGCAAGAAACCATGTGATACCCACTGCAATACGCTATCAAAATACGTTGATAGAAAATGTAAAAGGATTGAAAGAAATTTTTGGAAAAGAATTTGAAAAGTATGCGAAAGAGCAAATAGATTTGATTCAGAAAATATCGCAGCACATTGCAGAAATCAATTCAAAGATAGAGCAAATGAATGAAGAGCGAAAACAAGCCAATGCCTTAGAAGTTCAGAAGAAAGCAACGGCTTATTGTGATAAAGTAAAACCTTATTTTGAGGAAATTCGCTATCATTCTGATAAATTAGAGTTATTGGTAGATGATAATTTATGGCCGCTTACAAAATATAGAGAATTGCTGTTTACAAGATAG
- a CDS encoding glutamine synthetase beta-grasp domain-containing protein, giving the protein MSKSKLEYIWLDGHKPTQNMRSKTKVEENFSGKLEDCPIWSFDGSSTEQASGGASDCLLKPVAIYPDPVRKNGFLVMSEVLNADGTPHASNARATIDDNDDDFWFGFEQEYFLMDTKTDLPLGFPRGGFPGPQGKYYCSVGGRYTWGREIVEEHADLCIEAGLNFEGINQEVAPGQWEFQLFAKGAKKAGDEIWIARYLLDRLTEKHGYYIEYHPKPVKGDWNGSGMHANFSNTTLRTCGSKETYEKICEAFRPLTDEHIDVYGANNDERLTGLHETAHVSDFSYGISDRGASIRIPIITVEKGWKGWLEDRRPASNADPYKVAGRIIKTIKSTKL; this is encoded by the coding sequence ATGAGTAAATCTAAATTAGAATATATTTGGCTAGATGGTCATAAACCAACGCAAAATATGCGTAGTAAAACTAAAGTTGAAGAAAACTTTAGCGGAAAATTAGAAGACTGTCCTATATGGTCTTTTGATGGAAGCTCTACAGAACAAGCTTCAGGAGGCGCTTCTGATTGCTTATTAAAGCCAGTAGCTATTTACCCAGATCCTGTTAGAAAAAATGGGTTCTTAGTAATGTCGGAAGTTTTAAATGCAGATGGAACTCCGCACGCTTCTAATGCAAGAGCTACTATTGATGACAATGATGATGATTTTTGGTTTGGGTTTGAGCAAGAGTATTTTTTAATGGATACTAAAACCGACTTGCCTTTAGGATTCCCAAGAGGAGGTTTTCCTGGCCCACAGGGTAAGTATTATTGCTCTGTTGGAGGTCGTTATACTTGGGGAAGAGAAATTGTTGAAGAACACGCAGACTTATGTATTGAAGCGGGGTTAAACTTTGAAGGAATTAACCAAGAGGTTGCCCCAGGGCAATGGGAATTTCAATTATTTGCTAAAGGTGCTAAAAAAGCAGGAGATGAAATTTGGATAGCTCGTTATTTATTAGATAGATTGACAGAAAAACATGGCTATTATATTGAATACCATCCAAAACCTGTAAAAGGAGATTGGAATGGTTCTGGTATGCATGCTAATTTTTCTAATACTACTTTAAGAACTTGTGGTTCTAAAGAAACGTACGAAAAAATTTGCGAAGCTTTTAGACCTCTTACAGATGAACACATTGATGTTTATGGAGCAAACAATGATGAGCGTTTGACTGGTTTACATGAAACGGCACACGTTTCTGACTTTTCATATGGAATTTCTGATCGTGGTGCTTCTATCCGTATTCCTATTATTACCGTAGAAAAAGGCTGGAAAGGATGGTTAGAAGATCGCAGGCCGGCTTCTAATGCAGACCCTTATAAGGTTGCAGGGCGTATTATTAAAACCATAAAAAGTACAAAACTTTAA
- a CDS encoding calcium/sodium antiporter has protein sequence MNVLYIILGLTLLVFGGNWLLKAAVALSLKLNIPKIVIGMTVVSFATSAPELIVSIKSALDGATGLAVGNVIGSNIANLGLVLGITVILSTIDVEKSFYKTDWPIMMLASLMLYFFIAYDHTIQQYEGGILFITLIAFLIYLLRFQKQAVVDEMPEDDEALPLFKIALFLALGAIGLWAGSELLIGGAKALAKSLGVSDAVIGVTVVSVGTSVPELAASIIAVINKEKAISLGNLVGSNIFNILAVLGITGMITPIQVKPEAISLITHDIYWMLGVSFSILPLAFLSKKLHLNWKDGIVLLGAYIAFIYATIS, from the coding sequence ATGAATGTTCTTTATATAATTTTAGGCTTAACATTATTGGTTTTTGGAGGAAACTGGTTGTTAAAGGCAGCGGTAGCACTTTCATTAAAATTAAATATACCTAAAATAGTAATTGGGATGACGGTGGTTTCTTTTGCTACTTCAGCACCTGAATTGATCGTAAGTATAAAATCGGCATTAGATGGTGCTACAGGGTTGGCAGTAGGAAATGTAATAGGATCTAATATTGCTAATTTGGGCTTGGTTTTAGGAATCACCGTTATTTTATCAACGATTGATGTAGAAAAAAGTTTTTACAAAACCGATTGGCCTATTATGATGTTGGCTTCTTTGATGCTGTATTTTTTTATAGCATATGACCATACCATTCAGCAGTATGAAGGAGGTATCTTATTTATTACATTAATAGCTTTTTTGATATACTTACTTCGTTTTCAAAAACAAGCAGTTGTAGATGAAATGCCAGAAGATGATGAAGCGCTTCCTCTATTTAAAATAGCATTGTTTTTAGCGCTTGGAGCTATTGGTTTGTGGGCAGGTTCTGAGTTATTGATAGGAGGAGCAAAAGCTTTGGCAAAAAGCTTAGGAGTAAGCGATGCTGTTATAGGGGTTACGGTAGTTTCTGTAGGAACGAGTGTACCAGAATTAGCAGCTTCGATTATAGCGGTCATAAACAAAGAAAAAGCCATTTCTTTAGGGAATTTAGTAGGGTCGAATATCTTTAATATTTTAGCAGTTTTAGGAATTACTGGAATGATAACACCTATACAGGTAAAGCCAGAAGCAATAAGCTTGATAACGCATGATATTTATTGGATGCTAGGAGTTTCTTTTTCCATATTACCATTGGCCTTTTTATCAAAAAAGTTGCATTTGAATTGGAAAGACGGAATAGTACTATTAGGTGCTTATATTGCTTTTATATATGCAACCATAAGTTAG